The following nucleotide sequence is from Pseudarthrobacter psychrotolerans.
GACAACGTTGAGTACACCCCTAGTACTACAGTCGCGTTTATGGGGTGTGTCCGCGGGCCTTGTAATGACAGTATCGAGCGCGGTGTTGGTGTTTTCGTCGCCAGGTTGAGTATTCCAGGACGTGTTTCGGGCTGGTGGTGCGGTGCCAGACGAGCCGGACGAGCAGCCGCCTGATTTCGGGCAGCGAGAGCCGGATCAGTTCCCCGCCTCCGGCGGCAGCGCCCCTTTTTTGGAGCGGATCACGGTCAGGAAGGCCTGGGCGAACATGGAGAGGGTGATGTGCCGGTACCAGCCGGTGTATTGGCGGACCTGGTAGTGGTCCAGTCCGGTTTCGCCCTTGGAGGTTTGGAAGGTTTCCTCGATCGCCCAGCGGGCGCCGGCGATCCGGACCAGTTCGGCGAGGGAGACCCGGTTGGGGCCGTGGCAGATGTAGTAGGCCAGGTCGGTGGGGTCTTTCAGGGAGCGGCGGGCCAGCAGCCAGTGTTCTCCGGTTTCGGCGGGTCCGTTGATGCGGGTCCGTGCCCAGGAGTAGAGGCGGTCGCCCTTGGTTCCGGCCCCGGCGGTGCGGGTCCGCCAGGCATTGGCGCGCAGGGAAGCGATGAGTTTATCGGCACGCCATTGCTCGCCCGGCCAGGCGGTGGGGGCGATGATGTTTTGGTTCATGGGCACGGCCAGCACGTAATGCAATCCTCTGGCTTCCAGGCGGCGGCGCAGCCCTGTGTGCTGGCCGTAGACCGCGTCCCCGGTGGCCCAGCGGGCCGGGATCCCGGCATCCAGGGCGCGGTCGATCATGTCCGCGGCCAGTACCGGCTTCGTGGCGAATTCCCTGGTTTTGGGGATCCCGGCCCCGGCGCATCTCTCCCGATCATCGGCCCAGGCTTTGGGCAGGTAGAGTTCCCGGTCCAGCAGGGTGCGCCCGGCCGGGGCGGAATATGTCAGGAACACCCCGATCTGGCAGTTCTCCACCCGCCCTGCCGTGCCCGAATACTGGCGTGCGACCCCGGCTGAGGCGGCGCCCTTCTTGAGGAATCCGGTCTCGTCAATGATCAGGATCCCGTCAGGATCGCCCAGATGGCGGTTGACGTAGGTGAACAGGTCATCCCGCACAGCATCCGGGTCCCAGTCGGTGGTCGAGAGCAGGCGCTGCATGCCATCCGGGGTACCGTGCCCGGCGCGTTCAGACAGGGTCCAGGAATTCTTACGTTCCTCATCCGAAAGGAGCCCGCGCACATACCCCACAGCGTTCCGGCGTGGTTCGGACCGGACAAACCGCTGCCCAATCAGATCACCGATTTCTTCCAGACCTTCGGCCCACTCTTCTACGTCCGCCACACAAATATCATCACTCACCACCAACGATTAACAGGTTCCCTGCCGAAAGTCCGATTAAACCGCCGACGCAGCCCATAATAAACGCGACTGTAGTACTAGGCAGGCCGGCCTCGATCAGGATGTCCACGAGCGCCAGGGAGGACAGCGGGGCGAGGTTGGCGGGCTTGAACACCATGGTGCAGCCGGCCGCGATGGCCGGGCCGATCTTCCGGGTACCCATGGCCAGGGGGAAGTTCCACGGCGTGACCAGCACGCAGGGGCCCACCGGCTCCTTGGAGACGAGGATGCGGTTCTTGCCGTCGCCGGTGGTGGTCAGGTTGCCGCCGATCCGCACGGCCTCCTCGGAGAACCAGCGGAAGAACTCCGCGGCGTAGGCCACTTCGCCCTTGGCCTCCGGGAACGGCTTGCCCATCTCGCTGGTCATGATGAGAGCGAGCTCATCCTGGCGGGCCGTGATCAGGTCGTAGGCACGGCGGAGGATCTCGCTCCGTTCGCGCGGCGAGGTCTTGGCCCATTCCTTCTGTACGCGGCCGGCGGTTTCGATGGCCCGGCGGGCGTCTTCGGGACCGCCGTCAGCTATCGTGGCGATGACCTCTTCAGTGGCGGGATTTACGACGTCGAAACGGGCCCCGGACGCCGCTTCGGCCCATTCGCCGTCGATGAACAGGCCGGTGCTGACCGTGGCGATGGCGTCAAGCGCCTGCTGCGAGGTCCGGGAGTTGGTCGTTGACTGGATATTCATGAGCGTCCTTTTCTATGGGGTCGGGCCGAGAAATCTGGCCCTGTCGCGGCCGGGCCTGGAAGA
It contains:
- a CDS encoding IS701 family transposase, which produces MGDLIGQRFVRSEPRRNAVGYVRGLLSDEERKNSWTLSERAGHGTPDGMQRLLSTTDWDPDAVRDDLFTYVNRHLGDPDGILIIDETGFLKKGAASAGVARQYSGTAGRVENCQIGVFLTYSAPAGRTLLDRELYLPKAWADDRERCAGAGIPKTREFATKPVLAADMIDRALDAGIPARWATGDAVYGQHTGLRRRLEARGLHYVLAVPMNQNIIAPTAWPGEQWRADKLIASLRANAWRTRTAGAGTKGDRLYSWARTRINGPAETGEHWLLARRSLKDPTDLAYYICHGPNRVSLAELVRIAGARWAIEETFQTSKGETGLDHYQVRQYTGWYRHITLSMFAQAFLTVIRSKKGALPPEAGN